One stretch of Thermanaerosceptrum fracticalcis DNA includes these proteins:
- a CDS encoding zinc metallopeptidase, whose amino-acid sequence MFPFFFDSTFLILIPAMILAFYAQNRVRSVFERYAQERNMAGLTGAEAAQSLLHIYGLDHIQVEMTESPMGDHYDPREGVVRLSPQVYSTASVTSLGVAAHEVGHAVQHSRGYLPLNLRNSLIPVAQIGSSLAFPLLFLGLIMTIPSLIKIGVFAFIGVVVFQLITLPVEYNASHRALAMLEENNLVTPFEFRSLDAVLNAAALTYVAAAFMAVSNLVRLLALAGIFRDET is encoded by the coding sequence ATGTTTCCATTCTTTTTCGACTCAACTTTTTTAATCTTGATTCCCGCCATGATCCTGGCCTTCTATGCCCAGAACCGGGTGAGAAGTGTATTTGAACGGTATGCCCAGGAAAGGAATATGGCAGGTCTTACCGGTGCGGAAGCGGCTCAGAGTCTTCTCCATATATATGGCTTAGACCACATACAGGTAGAAATGACCGAATCCCCTATGGGGGATCATTACGACCCGAGAGAGGGTGTAGTGAGACTTTCACCTCAGGTGTATAGTACTGCTTCTGTAACCAGCCTGGGGGTGGCCGCCCACGAAGTTGGCCATGCTGTTCAACACAGCCGGGGATATCTGCCGCTAAACCTGCGAAATTCTCTGATCCCCGTTGCCCAGATTGGTTCCTCCCTGGCTTTTCCCTTGCTCTTCTTAGGGCTGATTATGACTATACCGTCTCTCATCAAAATTGGTGTTTTTGCCTTTATCGGCGTAGTAGTGTTTCAGCTTATAACCTTGCCGGTAGAATATAATGCCAGTCACAGGGCTCTGGCCATGTTAGAAGAGAACAACCTGGTAACACCTTTTGAATTCCGATCTTTGGATGCCGTTTTAAATGCTGCTGCCCTCACCTATGTAGCCGCTGCTTTTATGGCGGTCAGTAACCTGGTAAGATTGTTAGCTTTAGCTGGAATCTTTCGTGATGAAACTTAA
- a CDS encoding DUF2933 domain-containing protein, translating to MNHKNHGPLQGLLMMLCCLLPIVAFMFFAPQLKNSFSGANLTWLFLLACPLMHVLMMFGMRDKGQNCHGEDNNKAKEQKASPVE from the coding sequence ATGAATCACAAAAATCATGGTCCCTTACAAGGTCTGTTAATGATGTTGTGCTGCCTGCTTCCTATTGTCGCTTTCATGTTTTTTGCTCCCCAGCTCAAAAATTCGTTCTCCGGTGCCAATCTTACCTGGCTCTTTCTCCTGGCCTGTCCCCTCATGCATGTTCTCATGATGTTTGGTATGCGCGATAAAGGTCAAAACTGCCATGGTGAAGACAACAATAAGGCTAAGGAACAGAAGGCATCTCCTGTTGAGTAA
- a CDS encoding cytochrome c biogenesis CcdA family protein has protein sequence MSLYLLSFLAGIVSFVSPCIIPMLSGYFTFITGLSLKELRNLPDNKELKKEIFLKTLMFVLAFTIIFTLAGGAAGAFSKLLKEYKQVLNFIGGAAVILLALNILGLIGKKGPDHCKIPGAEGKGKASYLKAFGIGIVFAVACSHCIGPVLYSILIMAGSLGSISSGMTVMFFFSTGLAIPYLLASLYMDKIIKAIHRTWQVEKTVNLVLGLIMLGMGVLIMLDKFTLLTAFTAKLLPFKLPIGM, from the coding sequence ATGAGTCTTTATTTACTATCATTTCTGGCAGGGATCGTCTCTTTTGTTTCACCCTGTATCATCCCTATGCTGTCGGGTTATTTTACCTTTATTACCGGTCTGTCCTTGAAAGAATTGCGCAACCTCCCGGATAACAAAGAATTGAAAAAGGAAATATTCCTTAAAACCCTCATGTTTGTGTTAGCCTTTACTATTATCTTTACGCTGGCCGGTGGTGCAGCCGGAGCCTTTTCTAAGTTATTAAAGGAATACAAACAGGTCTTAAACTTCATCGGGGGAGCAGCCGTAATTCTATTGGCCTTAAATATCCTTGGCCTTATAGGCAAGAAAGGTCCTGACCACTGCAAGATACCCGGTGCTGAGGGAAAAGGAAAAGCAAGTTATTTAAAGGCATTTGGCATCGGTATTGTTTTCGCTGTAGCCTGCTCTCACTGCATTGGTCCAGTCCTCTACTCTATCCTGATCATGGCAGGTTCTTTAGGGTCTATTTCCAGCGGTATGACGGTCATGTTCTTCTTCTCTACCGGTTTAGCCATACCTTATCTACTGGCCAGTCTTTATATGGACAAAATTATCAAAGCCATCCACAGGACCTGGCAGGTAGAAAAAACAGTCAATCTAGTTTTAGGTTTGATTATGCTGGGAATGGGCGTCTTAATTATGCTTGATAAGTTCACCTTATTAACGGCCTTTACCGCTAAACTGTTACCCTTTAAGCTTCCTATCGGTATGTAA
- the lgt gene encoding prolipoprotein diacylglyceryl transferase, with product MKELFSFGHISIYFFGVTVALGALAGILLASREAKKQGIPEDPFFDVLLYTLLGGFLGARLVYILAYDSSYYFANPLEIIFINNGGLSIHGGILGGVFSGIWRIKKHQLSLWQIADIIAPALILGQAIGRIGCDVFGIPMAEPYFWGVKVNGILVHPAQVYELILDYLLFAYLWLRRTSASYQGQIFVHYLIGFSIIRGIVEFFRFNPTVFGFLSVSHLLSIVGIIAGLILAAYLKKTYPLEKNKEKNASPLSTLLFTALLIIVSTAIYYFVQG from the coding sequence TTGAAAGAACTCTTTTCTTTCGGTCATATATCCATCTATTTTTTCGGTGTGACAGTAGCTCTCGGTGCCTTAGCGGGCATCCTCTTGGCTTCGCGGGAAGCAAAAAAACAGGGTATCCCTGAGGATCCCTTTTTTGATGTCCTCTTATATACCCTGTTAGGTGGTTTCCTGGGAGCGCGTTTAGTCTATATACTGGCCTATGACTCATCCTACTACTTTGCCAACCCTTTAGAAATCATTTTTATCAATAATGGGGGGCTTTCTATCCACGGGGGTATCCTGGGAGGCGTTTTCTCCGGTATCTGGCGCATCAAAAAACACCAGCTTTCACTCTGGCAGATTGCGGATATAATTGCTCCCGCTCTAATCCTGGGACAAGCCATCGGCCGTATTGGCTGCGATGTTTTCGGTATCCCCATGGCAGAACCCTATTTCTGGGGAGTAAAGGTGAACGGTATACTGGTCCATCCTGCCCAGGTGTATGAATTAATCCTTGACTATCTTCTTTTTGCCTACCTGTGGCTTAGACGAACCTCTGCCTCTTATCAGGGACAGATCTTTGTCCATTATCTCATTGGTTTTTCCATAATAAGAGGAATCGTAGAATTCTTCCGGTTTAATCCCACGGTTTTTGGTTTCTTATCCGTTTCTCACCTCTTAAGTATTGTTGGTATCATAGCAGGTCTTATCTTGGCGGCATATCTTAAGAAGACTTATCCCTTGGAAAAAAATAAGGAAAAGAACGCTTCACCTCTAAGCACTCTGCTTTTCACTGCTCTTCTGATTATCGTATCAACAGCCATCTATTATTTTGTTCAAGGATAG
- a CDS encoding HD-GYP domain-containing protein translates to MSYNSPLLVVDTKNSAMGTPLKIDNFTHTFSGDKEGYDKKLYTNDSGKFIRAFAPLKKGETTVGLVGVDVNAHFLVEDSKKVKNYIIYAFFFLTMLFSFTNFKLAEILENRKELFDGSINSLVDSINAKDNYTRDHSVNVAYYSTLIAEELGFSASEIRILGALAKLHDIGKIGIRDDILSRPGKLSKEEYEIIKLHPVIGAQILSNIKEAQKYLSIVRNHHERFDGEGYPDGLRGEEIPLMARIVAVADTFDAMTTNRPYRGALPVEAALKELEKNKGSQFDPQVVDAFIKVMMTSNVTVGAKSMNIGGYSA, encoded by the coding sequence ATGTCGTATAACAGCCCACTCCTGGTTGTAGATACCAAAAACTCCGCTATGGGTACCCCTTTAAAGATAGATAACTTTACACATACATTTTCCGGGGACAAGGAAGGCTATGATAAAAAATTATATACGAATGACAGTGGTAAATTCATAAGAGCTTTCGCCCCACTTAAGAAGGGAGAAACAACAGTAGGCTTGGTAGGCGTCGATGTCAACGCTCATTTCCTGGTGGAAGATAGCAAAAAAGTTAAGAATTATATCATCTACGCATTCTTTTTTTTAACTATGCTTTTTTCTTTTACAAATTTTAAGCTTGCCGAGATTCTGGAAAACCGTAAAGAATTATTTGATGGGTCTATTAACAGCCTAGTTGACAGTATTAATGCTAAAGACAATTATACGAGGGATCATTCAGTGAATGTGGCCTATTACTCCACTCTGATTGCTGAAGAACTGGGTTTCTCTGCAAGTGAAATAAGAATCCTAGGAGCCTTGGCTAAATTACATGATATCGGCAAGATTGGCATCAGAGACGATATCCTGAGTAGGCCAGGAAAATTGAGTAAGGAAGAATATGAGATCATCAAACTTCACCCCGTGATAGGTGCACAGATACTATCCAATATTAAAGAAGCACAAAAATACCTTTCTATAGTTCGCAATCATCATGAAAGATTTGACGGCGAGGGTTATCCCGATGGTTTAAGAGGCGAAGAAATCCCTTTGATGGCCCGGATTGTGGCTGTCGCGGATACTTTCGATGCCATGACAACGAACCGCCCGTACAGAGGCGCCCTTCCGGTGGAAGCTGCCCTTAAAGAACTGGAAAAAAATAAAGGGTCTCAATTTGACCCACAGGTAGTCGATGCCTTTATCAAGGTTATGATGACAAGCAACGTAACGGTTGGAGCTAAATCTATGAATATAGGGGGTTACAGTGCATGA
- a CDS encoding CC/Se motif family (seleno)protein, producing MQNFGKAENIVTVERWFNFGNLYCGGCSQFIRQKGGNILIYEGLASGCCAGSVPEPGLELSKPRRNPENYQERQVGDITVYLDKALASLKGWAEITLTSVWRWKSLSFSYKED from the coding sequence TTGCAAAACTTCGGGAAGGCTGAAAATATAGTAACCGTAGAAAGGTGGTTTAATTTTGGAAATCTTTATTGCGGAGGATGCTCCCAGTTCATCAGGCAAAAAGGTGGAAATATCTTAATCTACGAGGGTCTGGCCAGCGGGTGCTGCGCAGGGTCTGTGCCTGAACCTGGTCTGGAACTTAGCAAGCCCCGCCGTAATCCGGAAAATTACCAAGAACGTCAGGTGGGGGACATTACAGTCTACTTGGATAAAGCCCTTGCTTCCCTAAAAGGGTGGGCCGAAATTACTCTAACCAGTGTATGGCGTTGGAAATCCCTTTCATTTAGCTACAAAGAGGATTGA
- a CDS encoding response regulator transcription factor, with protein sequence MNNLKVLVADDESKIRQAIGVYLKKEGYEVGEAEDGEEVLAKFKAESWDIIILDVMMPKMDGIKVCQEIRKTSHIPIIMLTAKNEEVDRILGLEFGADDYMGKPFSPRELVARIKAIFRRMEKGSRKEEHILKFPGMLIDLLTRDVFVMNQQVNLTLKEFDMLTLLARYPGRVFSREQLLKEVWGFDYYGDLRTVDTHVNRLRDKLRVNDAPSYISTVWGVGYKFEVSQHK encoded by the coding sequence ATGAACAATCTAAAGGTTCTAGTAGCTGATGATGAAAGTAAAATCCGCCAGGCCATCGGTGTGTATCTTAAAAAGGAAGGGTATGAGGTAGGAGAAGCGGAGGATGGGGAAGAAGTTCTGGCTAAATTTAAGGCAGAGTCCTGGGATATTATCATCCTGGATGTGATGATGCCGAAAATGGACGGGATTAAGGTATGCCAGGAAATCAGAAAAACTTCTCATATCCCCATCATTATGTTAACAGCCAAAAACGAAGAGGTTGACAGGATTCTCGGTTTAGAGTTCGGTGCCGATGATTATATGGGTAAGCCCTTCAGCCCTAGGGAACTGGTAGCCAGAATCAAGGCTATTTTTCGCCGTATGGAAAAAGGCTCACGGAAAGAAGAGCATATCTTGAAGTTTCCCGGAATGCTCATAGACCTGCTGACACGTGATGTTTTCGTGATGAACCAACAAGTTAATCTGACACTAAAGGAATTCGACATGTTGACCCTGTTAGCCAGGTATCCCGGCCGGGTCTTCAGCAGGGAGCAACTGCTTAAAGAGGTCTGGGGTTTTGATTATTACGGAGATTTGAGAACGGTGGATACACACGTTAACCGGCTGCGAGATAAACTGCGGGTTAATGACGCACCATCATATATTAGCACTGTCTGGGGGGTTGGATATAAGTTTGAGGTATCCCAGCATAAATAG
- a CDS encoding HoxN/HupN/NixA family nickel/cobalt transporter — protein MKATSLEGTGKKSTFLPSWFGYGLVVAGIHILGLTLLLWQGREYPELLGMGFLAYTLGLRHAFDADHIAAIDNIVRKLVQQKKDATGIGFYFSLGHSTVVFLMTLVTILAMRWSQQNLPQLQEIGGLIGTTVSGGFLLIIGFVNLYIWLDIYRLFLQAGQKKYDDRQLEQLLDARGFIARFAGSFYRFINKSWHIYPLGFLFGLGFDTASEVALIAISAGVASQTIPIAGILSFPILFAAGMSLMDTADGIFMITAYRWAFATPLRKIYYNLTVTGLSVIAALFIGGIEIAQVITPKLGLQGWFWTSVQGLEFSGMGYLLVALFVFVWAFSYGAWKLFNLEKR, from the coding sequence ATGAAGGCGACGAGCTTAGAAGGGACAGGCAAAAAATCAACATTCTTACCGTCCTGGTTTGGTTATGGCCTAGTGGTGGCTGGCATCCACATTCTTGGCCTAACGCTTTTGTTATGGCAGGGACGGGAATACCCTGAATTGTTGGGCATGGGTTTTTTAGCTTATACCCTGGGCTTAAGGCATGCTTTTGATGCAGACCACATTGCAGCCATTGATAATATCGTGCGCAAACTTGTGCAGCAGAAAAAGGACGCTACGGGGATTGGCTTCTATTTTTCTCTGGGCCATTCTACCGTGGTTTTTCTCATGACTTTAGTTACCATCCTGGCCATGCGCTGGTCCCAGCAAAATTTGCCCCAGCTCCAGGAGATCGGCGGTTTAATCGGTACCACAGTTTCAGGAGGATTTCTTCTCATCATCGGTTTTGTCAATCTTTATATCTGGCTGGATATTTATCGTTTGTTTCTGCAAGCGGGGCAAAAGAAGTATGATGACCGTCAGCTTGAGCAGCTTCTTGATGCCAGGGGATTTATCGCTCGCTTTGCCGGTTCCTTCTACCGTTTTATCAATAAAAGCTGGCATATCTATCCCCTAGGTTTTCTCTTTGGCTTGGGATTTGATACGGCCAGTGAAGTAGCGCTAATCGCCATTTCTGCCGGGGTGGCCAGCCAGACCATTCCCATTGCAGGTATTCTATCTTTTCCCATTTTGTTTGCCGCGGGGATGAGTTTAATGGACACTGCCGACGGAATTTTTATGATTACAGCCTATCGCTGGGCTTTTGCTACTCCCCTGCGCAAGATTTACTATAACCTGACCGTCACGGGTTTATCGGTGATAGCGGCCCTCTTTATTGGGGGGATAGAAATTGCTCAGGTGATTACACCGAAATTAGGGTTGCAGGGTTGGTTTTGGACCTCGGTACAGGGTTTGGAATTTAGCGGCATGGGATATTTACTGGTAGCCTTGTTCGTTTTCGTATGGGCTTTCTCTTACGGTGCCTGGAAATTGTTTAACCTTGAAAAACGGTAA
- a CDS encoding HypC/HybG/HupF family hydrogenase formation chaperone, producing the protein MCLGVPGQVIEIKNNIGVVKISDTLIKVGLDLVRPVNVGDYVLIHAGFAIQVIDQEEALLTWQLIKEMVDSA; encoded by the coding sequence ATGTGTCTTGGTGTACCGGGACAGGTGATAGAGATAAAAAACAACATAGGGGTAGTGAAAATATCAGATACGCTGATCAAAGTAGGCTTGGATTTGGTAAGGCCGGTAAATGTGGGAGATTACGTGTTAATCCATGCGGGTTTTGCTATTCAAGTTATTGATCAAGAGGAAGCATTACTTACCTGGCAGTTGATAAAGGAGATGGTGGACAGTGCTTAG
- the hypF gene encoding carbamoyltransferase HypF → MPKTVRIHMHIKGVVQGVGFRPFVYNLAQSLGVKGWVNNTVRGVELEIEGEEPVLLKFSERMNEEAPPLALIEEITATRLAPVNYENFVIKDSEGGEEKFTLLSPDTATCPQCLEELKDPENRRYRYPFINCTNCGPRFTIIKDVPYDRSLTTMAGFLMCPDCQREYDDPRDRRFHAQPNACPACGPQVSLLDGQDRPSEVKDPVAEAVTLLKKGHILAVKGLGGYHLVCDAFNSSAVQVLRSRKNREAKPFAVMMPDMETVKKHCLVSREEETALSSQRRPIVLLGKKAGSPVAPEVAPGNRCLGVMLPYSPLHYLLFDQGLEVLVMTSGNKSGDAIEYVDREALTNLRDIADFFLSHNRDIHIRTDDSVVRIFRGKEMVLRRSRGYVPLPLKLPFQVDNILAVGGELKNTLCLTKGSRAFLSQHIGDLENLSNMQAFEQAVEHLQKVFNIRPRVVAYDLHPDYLSSKFAQEMGKCAQVAVQHHHAHVASCMAENGLMEEVIGVAFDGSGYGTDGNIWGGEFFVGSYGNFARWAHLEYVPLPGGPAAIRQPWRMAVSYLSTLLPGSMPERFLPELQNIDGQKLAMVKGLVTHAHKKLLTSSAGRLFDGVAALLGVRQEISYEGQAAIELEQLALTDVNVPGYSFTIKKDTLPWKIELGPMFDELIADRLNKYPVEMIAARFHKTVADLIFIGCMNIRKETGIKGVVLSGGVFQNILLLSQTVQLLEREGFTVYTHSKVPANDGGISLGQAVIAGAGVRKRRNF, encoded by the coding sequence ATGCCTAAGACAGTAAGGATTCATATGCATATCAAAGGTGTGGTGCAGGGGGTGGGTTTTCGCCCCTTTGTTTATAACCTGGCCCAGAGTTTAGGGGTAAAAGGCTGGGTTAACAATACCGTCCGGGGTGTGGAACTGGAAATAGAAGGTGAGGAACCAGTTCTCTTAAAGTTTTCGGAACGGATGAACGAGGAAGCCCCTCCTCTGGCTCTCATTGAGGAAATAACAGCAACCAGACTGGCTCCGGTTAATTATGAGAATTTTGTCATCAAGGATAGTGAGGGAGGAGAAGAGAAATTTACTCTCCTTTCGCCGGATACTGCCACATGTCCCCAGTGCCTGGAAGAGTTAAAGGATCCGGAGAACAGGCGTTATCGCTATCCTTTTATCAACTGCACCAATTGTGGTCCCCGTTTCACCATTATCAAAGACGTCCCTTATGACCGTTCCCTGACCACTATGGCCGGCTTTCTTATGTGTCCTGACTGCCAAAGAGAATATGATGATCCCCGGGATCGCCGTTTTCATGCCCAACCCAATGCCTGCCCGGCCTGTGGTCCCCAGGTTAGCTTGCTGGATGGCCAGGACAGGCCCTCGGAGGTAAAGGACCCGGTAGCAGAAGCCGTAACCTTACTCAAAAAAGGACACATTCTGGCCGTTAAAGGACTGGGGGGGTATCACCTGGTATGTGATGCCTTTAATAGTAGTGCAGTACAGGTGTTAAGAAGCCGCAAGAACCGGGAGGCCAAGCCCTTTGCCGTGATGATGCCGGACATGGAGACTGTGAAAAAACATTGTCTGGTCTCAAGGGAAGAAGAGACAGCCCTGAGCAGTCAGCGCCGTCCTATCGTACTGTTAGGGAAAAAGGCGGGCTCGCCCGTAGCTCCCGAAGTGGCGCCCGGTAACCGGTGTTTGGGTGTAATGCTGCCGTATTCTCCTCTTCATTACCTGTTATTTGACCAAGGTCTGGAAGTGCTGGTCATGACAAGCGGGAATAAAAGCGGGGATGCTATAGAATATGTGGACAGAGAAGCCCTTACTAATCTTAGGGATATTGCCGATTTCTTTCTTAGCCATAACCGGGATATTCATATACGTACCGATGATTCAGTGGTCCGTATTTTCAGGGGGAAAGAGATGGTGTTGAGACGTTCCCGGGGTTATGTGCCTTTACCGCTCAAACTGCCTTTTCAAGTGGACAATATCCTGGCTGTGGGAGGAGAACTGAAAAATACCCTCTGTCTTACCAAAGGAAGCAGGGCTTTTCTCAGCCAGCATATCGGTGATTTGGAGAACCTCAGTAATATGCAGGCTTTTGAACAGGCCGTAGAACACCTGCAAAAGGTATTCAATATTAGACCCCGGGTGGTGGCCTATGATCTTCATCCCGATTACCTGAGCAGTAAATTTGCCCAGGAGATGGGGAAATGTGCTCAAGTTGCCGTGCAGCATCACCACGCCCATGTAGCTTCCTGTATGGCTGAAAACGGCTTAATGGAAGAGGTGATAGGGGTGGCTTTTGATGGCAGCGGTTATGGTACTGACGGCAACATTTGGGGCGGTGAATTTTTCGTTGGAAGTTACGGAAATTTTGCACGCTGGGCCCACCTGGAATATGTGCCTCTACCTGGGGGCCCTGCCGCTATCAGACAGCCCTGGCGCATGGCCGTAAGTTACCTTTCCACCCTGCTTCCGGGAAGCATGCCCGAAAGGTTTTTACCGGAGTTGCAAAACATCGATGGGCAAAAGTTAGCCATGGTAAAAGGTCTCGTGACACACGCACATAAAAAATTGCTGACTTCCAGTGCGGGCAGGCTTTTTGACGGCGTGGCGGCTTTATTAGGTGTGAGACAGGAAATCAGCTATGAAGGACAGGCCGCTATCGAACTGGAACAGCTGGCCTTAACCGATGTCAATGTTCCAGGCTATAGTTTCACTATTAAGAAAGATACATTACCGTGGAAGATTGAACTAGGACCTATGTTTGATGAGCTTATCGCTGACCGATTGAACAAATATCCTGTGGAAATGATTGCTGCACGTTTTCATAAGACTGTGGCGGATTTAATTTTTATAGGTTGTATGAATATCCGGAAAGAGACAGGGATTAAGGGTGTGGTTTTAAGCGGTGGTGTTTTTCAGAACATTTTGTTGCTGAGTCAAACAGTACAACTATTGGAAAGGGAAGGTTTTACAGTTTATACCCACAGTAAGGTACCTGCCAATGACGGGGGCATTTCCCTGGGACAGGCGGTAATAGCGGGAGCAGGCGTGAGAAAAAGGAGGAATTTCTAA
- the tatC gene encoding twin-arginine translocase subunit TatC — translation MDKKMSVVEHLGELRYRLLFSLTAFLIGALLVYLNMDNVIRWLLAPLGGKTLHFTGPADGFFITIQIAVVGGIMLGLPVFVYQVLAFILPGCTPKERRVIFSSIPPAIILFFLGVLFGKQILFPFVLHFFIGIGEAYLNPMLLGSKYFSFLVLLTLAMGLLFQIPLVMVALSRLGVIKSCKLRATRMYGYISIFMAMGIIIPSPDLLTLAGVCLPVILLYESSIWFIYLMEKVKAKKEKINYA, via the coding sequence ATGGATAAGAAAATGTCGGTAGTTGAGCACCTGGGAGAACTGCGCTATCGCCTGCTCTTCTCTCTTACAGCTTTTCTCATAGGTGCACTTCTGGTTTATCTCAATATGGATAATGTCATCAGGTGGCTTCTTGCCCCTCTGGGGGGGAAGACTCTGCATTTTACCGGTCCTGCCGACGGTTTTTTTATAACCATTCAGATTGCGGTGGTGGGGGGGATTATGCTGGGGTTGCCCGTCTTTGTCTACCAAGTATTAGCCTTTATTCTGCCGGGCTGTACCCCCAAAGAAAGGAGAGTTATTTTCTCTTCCATACCCCCGGCCATTATCCTGTTTTTTCTGGGTGTTTTATTTGGTAAACAGATACTTTTTCCCTTCGTATTACATTTTTTTATAGGTATTGGCGAGGCCTATCTTAACCCTATGCTCCTTGGCAGTAAGTATTTTTCTTTTTTGGTTCTCTTAACCCTGGCCATGGGACTCCTTTTCCAGATCCCCCTGGTTATGGTAGCTTTGAGCAGGCTCGGCGTGATTAAATCCTGCAAGCTCAGAGCTACCAGGATGTATGGATATATCAGCATCTTCATGGCCATGGGTATCATTATCCCGTCACCGGATCTTTTGACATTAGCTGGGGTGTGTTTACCCGTTATCCTGCTCTATGAATCCAGTATCTGGTTTATTTACCTGATGGAAAAAGTTAAAGCCAAGAAAGAGAAGATCAACTATGCCTAA
- a CDS encoding twin-arginine translocase TatA/TatE family subunit codes for MPSLGLPELVLILVIALIVFGPGKLPDVGRAVGKAVREFRVAKDSVLSEANDEPKKEVNPQEAGK; via the coding sequence ATGCCAAGCTTAGGTTTACCCGAATTAGTACTGATTTTAGTCATCGCCTTGATTGTCTTTGGACCCGGAAAACTGCCTGACGTGGGCCGTGCAGTGGGAAAAGCGGTTCGGGAGTTTAGAGTAGCTAAAGACAGTGTTCTCAGTGAAGCTAATGATGAACCCAAAAAAGAAGTGAATCCACAGGAAGCAGGTAAATAA
- the tatC gene encoding twin-arginine translocase subunit TatC — MIINYVKIVDRLERLRKILIFSAVTVLAVTVLVYWRTDLLITFLARPLGQRQLVFLSPMEGFMTKIQIAFFTALALCLPLILWQAIRLAAPLLGERQKKVFYWVIPLATLLFTVGVVFGFTVITPVTLNFLLETGQAYMTAMLSAGRYFSFVIILSLGMGVVFQLPLIVAVLAAVGIITSRMLREKRKFALLGILLLTALITPTPDIFTLMVASVPVFILYELSILVVSTLEKSSKKRQETLQEV, encoded by the coding sequence ATGATCATTAATTATGTAAAGATAGTTGACCGGCTGGAACGGCTCCGTAAGATTCTTATCTTTTCTGCAGTAACAGTGCTGGCTGTGACTGTCCTTGTTTATTGGCGCACAGACCTGCTGATTACTTTTTTGGCAAGGCCTCTGGGTCAGCGGCAGTTGGTCTTTCTTTCCCCTATGGAAGGCTTTATGACCAAAATCCAGATCGCTTTCTTTACTGCCCTTGCCCTGTGCCTGCCCTTGATACTCTGGCAAGCTATCCGTTTGGCGGCACCCTTGCTGGGGGAGAGGCAGAAGAAGGTGTTTTACTGGGTGATACCATTGGCAACCCTGTTGTTTACCGTGGGTGTGGTCTTTGGTTTTACTGTAATCACGCCTGTTACCCTAAACTTCCTCTTAGAGACGGGACAGGCCTACATGACGGCAATGTTATCGGCCGGCCGCTATTTTTCTTTTGTTATCATACTCTCTCTGGGTATGGGGGTTGTGTTTCAGCTGCCCCTCATTGTGGCGGTCCTGGCGGCAGTGGGGATTATAACTTCCCGGATGCTGCGGGAAAAACGCAAGTTTGCTCTTCTGGGCATTTTGTTACTGACGGCTCTTATTACGCCCACCCCTGATATCTTTACACTAATGGTGGCCAGTGTTCCGGTGTTTATCTTGTATGAACTGAGCATTTTAGTGGTTTCAACTCTGGAAAAGTCCAGCAAAAAAAGACAGGAAACTTTACAGGAGGTATAA